One Acidobacteriota bacterium DNA segment encodes these proteins:
- a CDS encoding discoidin domain-containing protein — translation MPPHARKLLFFFLAYLALAVIMFWPLARDLRAGIPHDVGDPILNAWILWWNAQAIPFTDRWWNGPAFWPLPNFMALSEHLVGISVLSTPLQWMGAGPQLTYNLVLLLSWPLSAVAAHILCWRLTGRHDAAVIGALVFGFSPYRLGQTPHIQVLASWWMPLALLALHRILQASSPAKAAPWLALFAAAWLLQAFSNGYFLFYFSVLVGLWLLWFTARSSAIRVGLVIAAVWLAAGLLTVPVLLKYKAVHQYWNLARGFDEITEFSGDVSSFVTAAELVRFWPFRPETRPEQQLYPGAAAALMLVAGLGAAIVSIRLLAALASFAFGEWELQFGPIHATGRRAGKPLTNALACFLAAGMFDPRFRHAFRSRSPLAFYTLAALVAFAMCLGPTGRLMGEPIVDKPPYWWLMKVPGVDNLRVPTRFMMVAVLSFAVAVSLAFARLTRQLPRRAAIGAVAAAIAAVLADSWATAIPMHAPREQYALPETLRDTSVIELPLGEIVDDDIAAMSRGMSHGRPVANGYTGYFPGPYQMLIAALRERDRSALPALATFGRLCVVIDGRLPLAADSRALTESSGGRLAGTDRDYLFYTFERQQVPADRTAAPISIRRVVPEGWTAPATSAADGRHDTWWESPTWQHGKEAVTVELQDSAPVGAVALSLARRVTDYPRHLIIELSTDARSWSRAWEGETAGLAYIAAVRDITRTRFTMSFPPQTARFIRLRQTGRSLETYWSIAEIDVSR, via the coding sequence GTGCCGCCGCACGCACGAAAGCTCCTCTTCTTCTTTCTGGCGTATCTCGCCCTGGCGGTGATCATGTTCTGGCCGCTCGCGCGCGACCTGCGCGCGGGCATCCCGCACGACGTCGGGGATCCGATTCTGAACGCCTGGATTCTCTGGTGGAACGCGCAGGCGATTCCGTTCACGGATCGATGGTGGAACGGGCCGGCGTTCTGGCCGCTGCCGAATTTCATGGCGCTCTCGGAGCACCTGGTCGGCATCTCCGTGCTCAGCACGCCGCTGCAATGGATGGGCGCAGGCCCCCAGCTCACCTACAACCTCGTCCTGTTGCTGTCGTGGCCGCTGTCGGCGGTCGCCGCGCACATCCTGTGCTGGAGGCTCACCGGGCGGCACGACGCGGCCGTCATCGGCGCGCTCGTCTTCGGCTTCAGTCCGTATCGGCTCGGACAGACGCCGCATATTCAGGTGCTGGCGTCGTGGTGGATGCCCCTCGCGCTCCTGGCGCTGCACCGCATCCTGCAGGCCTCGTCGCCGGCGAAGGCGGCTCCATGGCTGGCGCTGTTTGCCGCCGCCTGGCTCCTTCAGGCGTTCTCGAACGGGTACTTCCTGTTCTACTTCTCGGTGCTCGTCGGCTTGTGGCTCCTCTGGTTCACCGCGCGCTCGAGCGCCATCCGGGTGGGGCTCGTCATCGCGGCGGTGTGGCTCGCGGCTGGATTGCTGACCGTACCCGTGCTCCTGAAGTACAAAGCGGTCCATCAATACTGGAACCTGGCGCGCGGCTTCGACGAAATCACCGAGTTCAGCGGTGATGTCTCGTCATTTGTGACGGCGGCGGAGCTTGTCCGGTTCTGGCCGTTCAGGCCGGAGACGCGACCGGAGCAGCAGTTGTATCCCGGCGCGGCCGCCGCGCTGATGCTTGTTGCGGGTCTCGGCGCGGCGATTGTCTCCATCAGGCTGCTGGCGGCACTCGCCTCCTTCGCGTTCGGCGAATGGGAGCTCCAGTTCGGGCCAATCCACGCCACGGGTCGCCGCGCCGGCAAGCCGCTGACAAACGCGCTGGCCTGCTTCCTCGCGGCGGGCATGTTCGATCCGCGATTCCGCCATGCCTTCAGGTCGCGCTCCCCGCTGGCCTTTTACACGCTCGCGGCTCTCGTCGCTTTCGCGATGTGTCTCGGTCCGACGGGGCGGCTCATGGGAGAGCCGATCGTCGACAAGCCCCCGTACTGGTGGCTGATGAAAGTGCCGGGCGTGGACAACCTCCGCGTGCCCACGCGGTTCATGATGGTCGCCGTGCTGTCGTTCGCCGTCGCCGTCTCGCTGGCGTTCGCGCGCCTGACCCGCCAGCTGCCGCGCCGTGCGGCCATCGGGGCCGTCGCGGCGGCCATCGCGGCCGTGCTCGCAGACTCGTGGGCCACCGCGATCCCGATGCACGCGCCACGCGAGCAGTACGCGCTTCCCGAGACCCTGCGCGACACCTCCGTGATCGAGCTGCCGCTCGGAGAGATCGTTGACGACGATATCGCGGCGATGTCGCGCGGGATGTCGCACGGCCGCCCGGTGGCGAACGGCTACACGGGATATTTTCCGGGTCCGTACCAGATGCTGATCGCGGCGCTGCGCGAGCGGGATCGGTCCGCGCTGCCCGCCCTCGCCACGTTCGGCCGGCTCTGTGTCGTGATCGACGGCCGACTCCCGCTCGCCGCCGACTCCCGTGCGCTCACCGAGAGTTCGGGAGGACGGCTGGCGGGTACCGACCGCGACTACCTCTTTTACACGTTCGAGCGCCAGCAGGTGCCCGCCGACAGAACCGCTGCGCCGATCTCGATCCGGCGGGTCGTTCCCGAAGGGTGGACCGCGCCGGCGACGAGCGCCGCCGACGGGCGGCACGACACCTGGTGGGAGTCCCCCACCTGGCAGCATGGAAAGGAAGCCGTCACCGTGGAATTACAGGATTCGGCTCCCGTCGGCGCCGTCGCGCTCTCGCTGGCACGGCGCGTCACCGACTATCCGCGGCATCTCATCATCGAGCTCTCGACCGACGCGCGGTCGTGGTCTCGCGCGTGGGAAGGCGAGACGGCGGGCCTCGCCTACATCGCCGCCGTCAGGGACATCACCCGCACCCGCTTCACGATGTCCTTTCCGCCACAGACCGCCAGGTTCATCAGGCTTCGCCAGACGGGCCGATCCCTGGAGACCTACTGGTCGATCGCGGAGATCGACGTCAGCCGCTAG
- the malQ gene encoding 4-alpha-glucanotransferase, whose translation MSRRFASGRHAGLLVPLFSIPSSTSWGIGEIPDLIHLADWMRTAGQDFVQLLPVTAVSEAETSPYSSLSAMAIDHVYIGLDHLQDFRDIGGERSLRPAQREQLARVRASSRIEYAEVRELKSAALAAAFDHFFERHWKCDTQVASELRSFIARERWWLDDYALFRALREEHHCRAWWEWDAGVRRREEPALRDARVSLAREILRHQYLQWVADGQWHAVRAEAGAGIFGDYPFVVSRDSADVWARQGDFLHEASVGTPPDAFSETGQNWGLPVYRWDVMAANDFTWLRQRAERSASLYDGYRIDHLVGFYRTYARPPEGEPYFTPSGQPEQLALGERLMQIFLESGPVIIAEDLGVIPDFVRASLRRLGLPGYHVMRWEREWDLPNRPFRDPASWPARSVATSGTHDTEPLAEWWNSAEEDERRQFLALPRLGRPGLAPESPFTPALRDAILDTLFHSGSEYLILPFGDVFGWPDRINTPASTNHENWRWRLPWPIDRLDAEVETRERAAFLLRKANDSRRT comes from the coding sequence ATGTCTCGACGCTTCGCCTCCGGCCGTCACGCAGGGCTCCTCGTCCCCCTGTTCTCGATCCCGTCGTCCACGAGCTGGGGGATTGGTGAAATTCCAGATCTCATCCATCTCGCCGATTGGATGCGTACGGCGGGGCAGGACTTCGTGCAGCTCCTGCCGGTGACCGCCGTCTCCGAAGCGGAGACGTCCCCGTACTCGTCGCTCAGCGCGATGGCGATCGACCACGTGTACATCGGCCTCGACCACCTGCAGGACTTCCGCGACATCGGAGGCGAGCGATCGCTGAGGCCGGCGCAGCGCGAGCAGCTCGCGCGCGTCCGTGCCTCCTCGCGCATCGAGTACGCCGAGGTGCGGGAGCTGAAGTCGGCGGCGCTCGCCGCGGCGTTCGATCACTTTTTCGAGCGTCACTGGAAGTGCGACACGCAGGTGGCGTCGGAGCTGCGGTCGTTCATCGCGCGCGAGCGCTGGTGGCTGGACGACTACGCGCTGTTCCGCGCTCTTCGCGAGGAGCACCACTGCCGCGCGTGGTGGGAGTGGGACGCCGGTGTGCGGCGCCGCGAGGAGCCGGCGTTGAGAGACGCGCGCGTGTCGCTGGCGCGGGAGATACTGCGGCACCAGTACCTGCAGTGGGTCGCCGACGGCCAGTGGCACGCGGTGCGGGCCGAGGCGGGTGCCGGGATCTTCGGCGACTATCCATTTGTCGTGAGTCGCGACAGCGCCGACGTGTGGGCGCGCCAGGGAGACTTCCTGCACGAGGCCTCGGTCGGCACACCCCCCGACGCGTTCAGCGAGACGGGGCAGAACTGGGGCCTGCCCGTCTATCGCTGGGACGTCATGGCCGCCAACGATTTCACCTGGCTGCGCCAGCGCGCCGAGCGGAGCGCGTCGCTGTACGACGGGTACCGCATCGATCACCTGGTCGGGTTCTATCGCACGTACGCGCGGCCGCCGGAGGGAGAGCCCTACTTCACCCCGTCCGGCCAGCCGGAGCAGCTCGCGCTCGGCGAGCGGCTGATGCAGATCTTCCTCGAGTCGGGGCCGGTCATCATCGCCGAAGATCTCGGTGTGATCCCCGATTTCGTCCGCGCCTCCCTCCGGCGGCTCGGGCTTCCCGGCTACCACGTCATGCGATGGGAGCGCGAGTGGGACCTGCCGAACCGGCCGTTCCGCGACCCCGCGAGCTGGCCCGCGCGCTCGGTGGCGACGAGCGGCACGCACGATACCGAGCCGCTCGCCGAATGGTGGAACAGCGCGGAGGAGGACGAGCGGCGCCAGTTCCTGGCGTTGCCACGGCTCGGGCGCCCCGGCCTCGCCCCCGAATCGCCGTTCACGCCCGCGCTCCGGGACGCGATCCTCGACACGCTCTTCCACTCAGGTTCGGAGTACCTGATCCTGCCGTTCGGGGACGTGTTCGGCTGGCCCGATCGCATCAATACGCCCGCGAGCACGAACCATGAGAACTGGCGCTGGCGACTGCCCTGGCCCATTGACCGGCTGGACGCCGAGGTGGAAACGCGCGAGCGCGCCGCCTTCCTCCTCCGCAAGGCGAACGACTCCCGCCGGACGTGA
- a CDS encoding pyridoxal phosphate-dependent aminotransferase, producing MFSHRPPSDLTSTAYAAALADLQARGVPILDLTQANPTGAGFVYPPSLLAPLADPAALRYEPAPFGLAAAREAVADEYARRGVPVSADRIVLTASTSDAYSLLFKLLCDPGDEVLVPVPSYPLFEHLTRLDAVRLATYPLEYHGRWSIDLAAVARAITPLTRAVLVVSPNNPTGSYVSRLELDALAILCVDHDLALIGDEVFADYPFDERTPGPSVVEQDVALACSLGGLSKSAGLPQVKLGWMALAGPAALVAEANARLELICDTYLSVATPVQHAAPALLGASSSIRRQIRARVQSNRDWLRETTRRTPEVELLNADGGWYGVLRVPATCGEERLALELLLRDHVLVHPGYFFDFAHEAFLVVSLLPRPDEFADGLSRVIARATAAC from the coding sequence GTGTTCTCCCACCGCCCTCCATCCGATCTGACGTCCACCGCGTATGCGGCGGCGCTCGCCGATCTCCAGGCGCGCGGTGTGCCGATCCTCGACCTCACGCAGGCCAACCCGACCGGCGCCGGGTTCGTATATCCACCATCCCTGCTCGCACCCCTGGCGGATCCTGCGGCGCTTCGCTACGAGCCGGCGCCCTTCGGCCTCGCCGCGGCTCGCGAGGCGGTCGCAGACGAGTATGCCCGCCGTGGCGTCCCCGTCTCCGCCGATCGCATCGTCCTCACCGCGAGCACGTCGGACGCGTATTCGCTGCTGTTCAAGCTGCTTTGCGATCCGGGCGACGAGGTGCTGGTCCCGGTGCCGAGCTACCCCCTCTTCGAGCATCTGACGCGCCTGGATGCCGTGAGGCTGGCGACCTACCCGCTCGAGTATCACGGCCGCTGGTCGATCGACCTGGCGGCGGTCGCCCGTGCGATCACGCCGCTCACCCGCGCCGTGCTGGTCGTGAGCCCGAACAATCCAACCGGATCGTACGTGTCCCGCCTGGAACTTGACGCGCTTGCCATCCTGTGCGTGGACCACGACCTGGCACTGATCGGCGACGAGGTGTTCGCGGACTATCCTTTTGACGAGCGAACGCCTGGGCCGAGCGTCGTGGAGCAGGACGTCGCGCTGGCGTGCTCGCTCGGTGGGCTCTCGAAGTCGGCCGGGCTGCCCCAGGTGAAACTCGGCTGGATGGCGCTGGCAGGTCCGGCTGCGCTCGTGGCGGAAGCGAACGCGCGCCTCGAGCTCATCTGCGACACGTATCTTTCCGTTGCGACACCGGTGCAGCATGCGGCTCCCGCGCTGCTCGGCGCGTCGAGCAGCATCCGCCGCCAGATCCGGGCGCGAGTGCAGTCGAATCGCGATTGGCTCCGCGAGACGACGAGGCGGACGCCGGAAGTGGAACTGCTGAACGCGGATGGCGGGTGGTACGGCGTGCTGCGGGTGCCGGCCACCTGCGGCGAAGAACGTCTGGCCCTGGAATTGCTCCTGCGAGACCACGTGCTGGTCCATCCGGGATACTTCTTCGACTTCGCCCACGAAGCGTTCCTCGTGGTCAGTCTCCTGCCTCGGCCCGACGAGTTTGCCGACGGCCTCTCACGCGTGATCGCGCGCGCGACCGCGGCCTGCTGA